The nucleotide window ACTCGAATGTCAAGGGACAAGACCATGCTCCACCCTTCACCTACACGGCACACATATATAGCAACCTTCATATACGCTCCCCCATCCTAATTTCTCTGAACGCAAAAAAAGCACATGCCAACCCGGCTGTTGGCCGGAGCATGTGCTTCATGTCCATATTCAATCTTCTTATGATGAATCTACTTATTTACTATACCAATTGAATCTCTACTCTACAAATTCAGCCATTACAAAAAGTTTATTTCCCAACTCGAATTACAGGTTACTGATTAAGTGCTGAACAACTTCTAACCGGACTATTATAAATATCATCTAGATGAACCTTATTCTACGAAGTACATTTACTTCAATTATGTTGGTCTAAAATTTACAGGAACCGGTTATGTATTACTTAGTTTGGAGATGCCTGAGAAACATTCGATTATACCGATTAATCAACTCATCCAAAATCTCGGATTGCTTAATTACCATTGGATGTTGTAAACCATAAATCGCAACCAACGCATGCAAGCTTTCCCGTTCACGTTCCAAGTCGTTTTCTTGATTGTTCACAACATATTTCATAGCATCCTCACCTCTATGAAACAGTGTAACCTCTTATGTAAAAACCAAGATTCATGTCAGATATACAAAAAACCTATAAGAAAATGAAATGTGGTCATCCTCTCACAGGTAACTATTTATAATCTATGAAACAATATCTACCAACCACCTTGACCATGAGAATTAGTCGTTAAAATTTTTGGAACTTCAGGTGGTACATTCTCCGTAGCAGAAGACGTATTAAATGGCACCACCATTGTTGTGATGGTAATTATGGTAGCAATGATTATGAATTTTATCTTCATCTCTCTTTTCGGACCTCCTTCAGCAGTGTAGTGTACTTATGAAGCTCTTCGTTTGTTGCTAAATGCCGAATGGAATCAAATGTACAGAACCCTCTGACCATACAAGCATCATTATTAATTCTAGCTGAGATTGCCAAACTATCCAGTATAAATTGAATCCCAACTCGAATCCGGTCTGAGTTTAGATAATAATCCGCTACATCTGCCAAGAAATTCACGAACTGATCATCTATAATCTGATTGGTATAAGAACCTACCTTCTCATGTGTGATCATAAATGATGATATCGCGGTCTTAAAGCGTTCCAACACATGATCCATATTTATATTATAACTTAGTGCTGCCTTAATAAGCTTAAACAATCCACGTAGAATCTCATTTTCTTTTGTAGATAAATAATCCACATACTCATCTAAAATCTCAATTCTTCCTGTCATTATTTCAAAGAGGTACCTATTTGCTGTTGCCCACTCCCGAAACTGACTCTTTGTAAGCTCCGCTTCAAGATCATTCTCAATAACCCACTCGTGATTTTCATAGCATGAGACGTAGTATAACGCCTGCTGATACTCATTCTTTTCTCCATATATTGATGCTATGATCAAATCCGAGTATAAAATATAACCAAACAACGCTTTGGAAGGCTCTTGATAACTCTTCCCCCTTCTAATGCGTTGATGTTTGATTTCATATTGTACCCTCGCCAGTTTGCCCATTCGTGTTGCCAGTTGCTCCGCTTTGTCCCAACGACGCAATGAGAGATATAGATTCATCAGATCCTTCAGCGCATCCAGTTGCTCCAACTCATTAAGACGCACGACATAAGGATCAAATTGCACTGCATGTTCCAGATTATTTTGCTGATCATCATTAATCGAAAGTTTAAATATTCGATACTGGCAAATAGCCAGCCGTTCGGCATGCTGGTACCGTTCTCCCTCACACACTTTACGATAAATAATTAATGCAGCTTCCGCTCTCCCTTCGTTGTTGAATGATTCGGCACAATCAAACAAAGGTTTGATGTACGCAGGATTCTCCATCATTAGATCTACAGTACGTTCAATACAATCGTTTTTTCCAAGCTCAGCGCAGCGCATGATAAACGGACGCAGTCGTCGCCAGTTCATCGTAGAATCATTAGACAACTCACTCACATACTGTTCATAAAAATATCCTTCTTCCAATCCCATGTATTCTGTCAAAATATCCAGAATTTTAACCGATACAGGCTGTGAACCGTTAATCACCCTGCTTAGCGTTCCAGAATTAATGCCTGATCTCTCTGCAAAATGATAGAGAAGGATTTTGTTTTCCTCTATGTAATGTAAAAATTCTGTTCGGATCGTCTTATCCAATATACTCAAGAAGATACCCCCTTCCAGAAACACACATTTCCCACGTTCAACATCCATTTTAAGTAATTATATGGTTCAATATACCATAGGTCAATATAATGGAAGATTCTGCTTTCATTATATCATTTGATCTATCATCTCTGGTTCACACACACCAATTCTGCTAATAACCAGAATCTTTCTTTAAAAGAGCGAAACTTTTTCCAATCTGTATCGTCTATACTTTTAAATTAAGATTTCTGACTTCGAAAATCTTATTTCTGTGATCAAGAACTCACCGCACCCAGACAATAACCATAGATTGCATAAAAACCCATTTTTAATTTAAAAGCAGACTTGGCTACAATTACAAAAAAAGACTACAGCTTCTGCTGTAATCTTTTCACTGTAGATCTGCGAAATGATAATCTCATTTCCCGTTCACATGATGATTTATTGCTCTGACTCGCGCAAATCAATCAGTCGAAAAGTGTGATCGGTCTGTGCTACCTGTTCAATATCAGTAGGGACAGCAGGCAGATAGGATGTCTCCAATCCTTGCCTTCGCATAAGCTTTTCAATAATCGTAATCGTTTCCGCTTCTGTACGATCAGCGACAACTGTTAATCTGAAGCTCTTTCCACGGTATAACAATTCCCGGCAAAGTTCTCTTACAATGCCTTCGATCCGCCCTGCCTGATTGGAAGGGATGAGCAAAATCTGCTCGAAACCGTCAGGTTCCGGACGGGAAAGATGGCGCTGGTGCATGGCATGAACGGCCATTGCCGCCAGGAAGTATATGAGCAGAATCATAGTCAGATGAGCAACCATGGCAACTGCACCTCCTCGGAAGGTCATGCTCACCCATGGCGAACATCCCTGTATACAACAAGTATATGCTGTACTTCCTGAAGGGTTACACTTGCATTTCCCATCACTCATATTCCATTCTGATCGACACCGGACGAAGAAAGACAGGCCAGGTCATTCATTCACGCCTAAGCTTGAACATATGTTCCGCACAACTTTACACTTTGCTCATTTGCAGTGATAAAGTCCATTAACCCGCAGACCAATCCAACATTCTGGAAAGGGCGCGAGTGAACACCAATCTATATTTCATCAAGGTTGAACCAACCAATGGACTGACTTACGATATAAATACTGCTTTATAAAGAAATAGGCTATTAGAGCGTAACCCAACCATATTTGATCGAATTGATAACAGCTTGTGTACGGTCGTCCACTTCCATCTTTTGCAGAATACTGCTGACATGGTTTTTTACTGTTTTTTCACTGATGAACAGGAATTCACCAATCATCTTATTGCTCTTACCTTCTGCCATCAAACGCAGTACTTCAGCCTCACGACGTGTGAGCGGGTTATTGTCGCCAGCGACAAATTTAACACCTGCTTCCTTCGAAGCTCCTTCACTCATTGCCCCTGTTTCATTAAGATACGTCATACGACGCAGCTGCATGATCAGTTTGCCTGTTACTTTCGGATGAATGAACGCATGTCCTTCATGCACGGAACGAATCGCATTGATCAGAGACTCGGCCTCCATATCCTTCAGCAAGTACCCGTTAGCCCCTTTACGAAGCGTCTCAAATACATAACTTTCATCATCATGAATGGACAGGATAATCACTTTGACATCAGGGAAAAGCTCACGCAATTTCTCCGTTGCCTCAACCCCGTTTTCGATCGGCATGTTAATGTCCATCAACACGATATCAGGTTTATCCTGATTGCAGAATTCGAGCACTTGAATACCATCGCCGCATTCGCCGATGACCTCAATGTCGTCCTCCATATTTAAAATGCGTTTCAGTCCCTCACGGAACAGCTGATGATCATCAGCCAATAGAACTTTAATTGACGCTTTACCAGTATCACGGTTTTCCATCATCCTGCTACTCCTTTCCCTTATCCACGTTTGTCGGGATATGAATCACTATTTTGGTTCCTTGATTTTCTCCGGATTCAATCTCTATTCTTCCTTCTAACAGTTCAACCCGTTCTCTCATCCCAATCAGACCGAAGTGGGTATGATCCTTGCTTTTCTTCGCAAGAAGCTCCGGTTTGAACCCAAGCCCATTGTCCTGAACGACAATTTTGACGAGCTGAGCCTGGTATGTAATTTCCACTACAACATATGTGGGATAAGCATGCTTTGCAGCATTCGACAGACCTTCCTGCACAAGGCGGTAGATTGCAGCCTCCATGGCTGAAGATAAACGATGTTCCTTACCTCTTGTTTCAAAAAGCGACCGGATTTTCGTTTTTACCTCAAAATCCTGCACGTACTTCCGAAGCGTTGGAATCAGTCCCAGATCATCCAGTGCCATAGGACGCAGATTGAAAATAACTTTTCTCATTTCTTCAAGACTGGAACGAACCTGGCCTTTCAAATCTACTATTTCGGCCTGGACCATCTTAAAATCCTGCTTAATGAGCATTCTTTCTACAATTTCCGTCCTAAGCACTAGATTGGCGAGCATCTGGGCAGGCCCGTCATGAATTTCACGAGCAATACGTTTCCGCTCTTCTTCCTGGGCCAAAATTATTTTCAAACCAATCATTTGTCGATTTTTGGCATTTTCAATGATCCGGGTCACTTGACCTAGTTCACCTGACAGGTATTCGAGTACAACACCCATCTGCGAACCGATGGTCTCGGCACGCTCCACAGAAGCTTCCACATTTTTGGCACGCTTCTGTAGGTCATCCCGACGGGCCTTCAGATACATTTCCTTCTCACGATAAATCATCAGATCCAGCTGCAGCTGTGTTGCTTTCTCATATGCCTGCTTGATATCATGCTCGGAATAACGGACAAAGTCGCGGCTAACCTCAGTCAGCCGGATCCGGGAACGGCGGTAGTTCAGCTCCAACTGATCTACTTTCTCGATCGTTTCCGCCGTCTCCTTCAGCACCGACTTTAACTCCTCGTTGAGTGTTTTCAGCTCATCGCGAGTCGCGTCCATGATCTCGAACATTTGATATTTGCTGTTTTCCATGACTTGTATGGCGTTTTTAATGACGCGGTCTATGGCATCGGCTTGTAAATCCACGTTTGTTCGACTCCATTTCTATCGTTTCCGGTATATATCATACCATATCACGATGAGATGGTAACGGTCTTCGTTTTCTGTTCCCATTTTACAGTCAGTCCAAGTTGCTCGGAAACGAGTCTAAGCGGGACTAAAGTCCTACCACCCGTTACGTATGGTGCAACAGTTGCGCTCTGTCTTTTACCATTCAGAATGAATTCTTTCTGCCCTACAACCAGATCAATCAGCTTTCCACCACGTAATACCGTAATCCGCTGATTTTTGCTATCCCAGCTTGCCTGACCACCAAAAGCGTCCAAAACATGCTTGATTGGCACATACGTTGTACCATTTTTCAGGACTGGTGCTGCGTCAATCGCTTTTTTCGTTCCGTTCACCGTCATCGACTTCTGCCCAAGTACAAGCGAAGCTGTTCCCGTAGGCAATCCAACTTCACTGGACTTGGAAGGCATCGTGAATGCGATGTTGTCAAAAGCAACCGTACCTGATTTCGCTCGCTCATCCTGACCCTCTTCCACATTCACCACATAGACCCGCTTCAGCTTCGCTGGATAGGCGATATTCAGTCCGTTCAGGTCTACGCTCAGCTTCTTCCAACCGTTCCAATCAATTGCCTTGGCGAGATCGGCATATACCGTTTTGCCATTAGCATCCGTGAATTCGGCACGCAGCCAGTTCAGGCTCTTATCTCCCATAACATCCATCGACATCGATGTAGCCGCAGCAGATACCTCTCTGCCGGTAGAACCATTCAGTTGTGCATAAGCGTACATTTTGCCTGTTCCAGCTGTCATATCGTAACCGAGTTGCAGTACATTGGAGCCAGCCTTCTCACCAGTTCCTGCTGTAACGGTTGCCGAACCAGTTACGCCCGCTGCGTTCGTCGTGAAGTTGATCGGATAATTCACATTTTCGAAATTCTCCCAGATCGTTTCGCTTGCAGAAGCCGAGAGGACCACGACTGTGCTGTAACCATCATAACGACCAATCGCATATCCCACTTGTGCACCGGAATTGACAGAAGATACCGTTAATTGGTCAGCAGTGACTTTACCTTTGAACCCGATAAATTCCCATGTCAGCGAGTCCGCCGGAACCGTAACACTTTGTCCGCTCTTCGTTGTTGCCGTTACCGGAATGGATATCGTTGTGCCCGCCTTGAGCGAACCCAGACCCGATCCTGCTGTCAGGGAAGCCAACTCACTTCCACCCAGTACCGATACTTTAATGGAGGATGAAGCTCCATTGCTTGTTGCCGTCAGGGTTGCTGTACCCGGCTTCACGCCTTTGATCTTGCCGTTGCTGACACTCACGATGCCGTTGTTGCTGGACTTCCAGGACATGCTGATATCGCCTGTAGCGATCGGGTTGTAATAGGTGTCATATCCTTTGGCTGTGTACTTGCCCTCTTGTCCCACCAGCAACGTTTGGCTGCCACTCACGGCAAAGCCCTTCAGTTTACCTACAGGAGCCGTAGAGAACACACCCAGCGTGTTTACAACCTGACGTTGCTCGGTGCCATACTCTGTGTTGAACGTCAGCCCAGCAGTTTGTTCACCCAACGGACGTGTTACCATTGTTGTGGAGCCGCCTCCGTCCAGGTTCATACCTTTCCAGACACCCACACTGGTCATGAAGGATTGCAGTTCCGTCAGCGACATCCCGCTGCTGTTACTGTTTTTCTCCGCTGCAATGATGTAGACATACCGACCATCCTGGGAGTATCCTACTGCTGTTCTTGCACGAATACCACCAATGCCGGAAGCGGCGATATCACGGGAAAAGGAAGCTGCCTTACCACCATTCACAAGAATGGTATGACCGCCAATCATCATCTCCAGGTTACTTGGATCAACCGATTGCCCCGTTGTTTTGGCTTTTAACTTGTAATCCGCATCCAGGGTTTGCCCAACAGATAGATGGCTCATGATCCATGTCGCTGCTGTACCATGCGCACGCAAAATGTACCCATCCTGCGGCACCGTCATGTTTAACGCTTTTTTATCCGAGATTTGGGTAATTACTCCGTTCTGCACGAGAACCTCTGTCGGTGTTGTGGAGGGGTCATTTGGACGTTTGGTGGACGTCCAGGCAGGTGTATAAATATACATCGAGTTGGCATGACTATATTTCACCGCACCAGACTCTACCGTATAATCCTCTTTATTTATCCCACGCAAAACAAAGGTTGAACCATCCTGTGCCTTCACAGTCCCGTCAAAAGAATACTCGTCGATCATCGGTTTGCCATCCTTGGTCACCGTGAGGGCATACATGCCCGATAGTTCAGAAGGTGTGGAGACCAGTACGCCATCGGAGACCTGTCCACCAATAGGGGCGAGCTCTCCGGATACATTGAAGTAATCACCGTTCACAGCAGCTACCGCACTATTTTCCTTAGCCATAGCACCCGTACTCTGTTTGCTGTTCAGATTACCGCCCTTGCCTGTCATCACATCCAGCTTCACATATGGGTTCTGCAGATCCACCTGGATTACATCCGCCAGTACGTTGACCTTGGAACCGGAACGTGTTGTCGTATATCTGTATTTCATGAGCTTCGCACCCGAAGTCAGAATTTCTTCACTCAACTTGCTTGTATTGGTAGATGCCGCTGCGGCCACCGATTGCCACGAAGTGCCTGACCACATCTGTCCGCCTGCGCTCATCACCGGTGCAATCCATATCACGCCCGCCAGCGTCACAATTGCCCATTTCTTCACCTTACTACCCTTAACGTCTTCCGGCTGTTTCCCATGTTTCCCCAGCATGTCTGAAACGTCTCTCCCATCTTGTATATCAATCTTAGACATCACGAACACTGCCAAGTAGACAGCCGATAGCGAGATCTCTAGTATACTCTTCTATTAATAGACTGCTTTTTGTGGAAAAAGTTACGCCCATAGCTAAGATTGAGGTATATATTGGCTAATCGATTCAAGACGTTTCTGGTATGTAGTTAAACTAATCAAAAAATAGACTTCGTCTGTACAGAGATTCTTTATTTTTACTGTCATCATATCAGCTCCCCTAAATATTGATTTTTATCACATCATAATTTTGTATTCTATTTCAAATAAAAAGGAACACCTCAAGAATTGTGCTTTCTTGAAGTGTCCCTATACATTACACACCCTTTATCCTCTAACTCGGGATGAGTGACTTTACTAATATAGTTATGGTGTGCCTTTTATAGATATCCTAACTTGTCCAAAACCCGCTTCAACATGACTGCTGCCTGTGCACGAGTTGCATTTCCCTGAGGTTCGAATGTTCTGGCTGTCATGCCTTGAATGATTCCCTCTTGCACCGCTTTGGCAACTGAATCCTTGGACTGAATTTTATTGCTGTCCTTGAACTTGGATAAAGTGGTAGCAGCCGAAGATTGAAGAGAGACTGTTTTCCCACCGTAGTTCATCGCACGTACCATCATAAGTGCCATCTGCTCACGCGTAATGGGGCGATCCGGCTTAAAAGTCCCATCGGTATTTCCCGTAATGATTCCGGCTTCAGCGGCAGCACCGATATAGGCACTTGTAGTGCCACCTCCAAGAACATCACGGAAACGACCTGTCGCTGTTTGATTACCTGCGAGTCCCATCCCTTTAGCCACTAATTCAGCAAACTCGGCACGGGTTATATTTTGGTTAGGTCCATAGAAAGAACCGTTCGGCGTACCAATGATCCATTTGGCAGATAGTTCTTTAATGACTGCACTAGCCCAATGGGATGATGTATCTTGGTAATTTACGATATGTGTGACAGGAACAACCGTTTGATTACCATTTAATTGTCCTTGAATGACAACACTATTGATCGTGGTTTTAAACGAACTAGGCACGTTAGATAGAATAAATGTACCTGGATCGATATAGGTTAGCCCTGAAGTTGTCGTCGGTGTTTTCAATGGCAATTGTATAGCAAGCTGGCTCTTAAAGCTCTGCTCCACACGTTGATTATTATTTCCGTTAAATGCAGACAAGTATATATTCGTATTATTCCCCAACTTCTGTGCACCCGCAGCTAGCAATAAGCCATCTAATGTGCCCGATCCAGATACTGGTACTGTCTCGATCTGTACGTAAAGATAGGAAGAACCTGTATTTGTTGATGCACCCACGCCTTGAATTATTGAAGACACATCTAAATTGGACAAAGGAAGTGTCCATAGGCGATCACCATACTTGATTCCAATTGAACTGCTACGGTTGCTTGATGCCAACTGAGCCAATGCACCTAACGGGAAGCCAACATATGCCGAAGATTCATCGGCATTAATCTCAAATACAACAGGCTGTGCCGTTTTACCGGCCGTAGTCGCGTACTCATAGGCCTGTAGCAATTTGGAAGCATCTACGTTAAATTGACGAGTTGAAAGGTTATTGCGAGTCATTGCCGACACATTGGTAGCTGTATCGTTACTCATCACAAGTAAAGACTGACCATAGCTCGATGCATCTAATTCTGTCAACCAAGAAGGCCGACTATTCGTCTGGCTACCTGTAGAACTGCCATTCAACTGTAAGGTAAGCGGCCCAAAAGCTGCAATAGTGTTATTTAATGCATCTCTCAAAGGAACAGCTCCCGGTACATAACTAACCGTTCCCGTCTGACCCGATGTCGCTGCACTCGAAATCTTCAAGGTTAACAAGGAACCTGAAGTAGCAGCAGAGGTTACACTTACCGCGGAACCACCAAGCTGTACAACGAACTGAGGTGCTGTAAGAGCCATCTGGGCCTGAAGTGGATCCTTAAAAGTGATGGACACGATGTCCCCTTGAAGGACGGCCGAGAGAATTTTCCCATTTCCATAGGTATAGGTCACTGGCGCTAAATTAATGTAACCAGCGGGGTTGCCATTCAAATCGGTCAATCTCAAGGTTCCTGGTACGTAAGACAAACTGACGTTTTGCGTGCTGGCAACTGCACTTGCCAAAGTCAAGGTAACCAAGTCATCCTCGATCTCTGTATCATTTACGAACACTGCCTTACCATCTACCAATACGGAGTATTGACTCTTGAGAGGTTTGTTCGTTCTGCTCAGCGGTTCATTGTAACGAATCCATAATGTGGATCCACTTACTTCTGCACTTTGAAATTCGGGTGCTTTCGTATCAATACTATTGCGAACGTAGAACCCACTGAAGCCCGCAAGTGCCTGTCCACGGGTGTCCTTTACAGGCCATGAGCCCGGTTCATATGATACCCTCACTACTTCTCCGTTCTGGATGGAACGATTAAGACTGAGCGTAACCAGAGAGCTATTATTCGTAGAGATGCTACTAATTCCTACCGATGCTCCATCAGCCGTCACGCTAAACTGTCTTGCTGCATCACTTGAATTAATATATACCGTTTCTGGGTAGTATAAGCTAATTGTATTACCATACGCTGTACCTTCACGCGGTTTGGACATGATGGAATCCAGGCCGTTCTCCACATCTCTGGCTGAGAATGCTGCTGCAGCGTTAAAAGACATATCCTGAATCTTACGGGTCCCCGTTCCTGGGGCGTACGCAATTCGTACAACCTGTCCTACCGCTACACCCGTATCCAGTACCACATATACACTATCTCCTGAAACATAAGATGTGCTTACATTACGGTTCTCTCCGTTAATCGTGACTGTGAAGCTGGAAGCAAACGGATCAAGACTTGAGAGCAATTCGTCATATGTCAAACGAATGATGTTATTGCTGTACATTTTGGCTGTTTTCAGAACTGGAGCTGTTGTATCCGAACTCAATGTCCTGAAAGTCCATGAATTTGCCCCGTTCAATCCCGTAAACAGGTTTCCCGCGTTATCCCGTAGAAAGCCTCCCAGTATATCCACAGTGTATGTGGTATTACTTGTTAAGCTGCTTAACGGAATAATCCGTAGTTGTCGATTATTAGTGCTGTTGAGCAATACTGTTGCAGGCACTGCAACTCCATTAGCACTTTTTAATATAACTGCTCCAGTGATATAAGCTGAACTCAACTCTTTGTTGAACGTCACTGTTAGTTCATTCGTTAACGAAACATTGCTTGCCCCATTGGTTGGCGATAATGAGGACACTGTTAATGCTGTGGGATCAGAAGAAAATGCAGTGAAATTCCACTCTCCTCGATTAATGCCTTTTACATCATTACCAACGCTGTCTCTCAATGCCCCTTCGGGCATCACCACCGAGTATGTAATTCCATTAGAGAAGTTGTTCGAAGGATCAATTGTGAGCGTTCTACCATTTATTACAATACGCGGTGAACCTGCCGTTATATCCAATTCTTCAACAACTGTACTTCCCTGGAAAATCTGAATTTTACCTGCCCCAGCTGTAATACTGTCATTGTAGTTCAGTTGTATGTTGGACGTAGTTGGAACAGACACTGCTCCTAATGTCGGGTAATAGGTGCTTACCTTGGCTGTTCCTATTCCCTTTGTGCTAAACTTCCATTGCTGCAATGTTGGACCTTTCACCGCTGTTCCATCAACGGTTACCAAGGAACCTGTATCGAATTGGACATAGTATGTTCCTCCACGTAACAGTGGATGAGTAATACTTACCTCTTTCCCTACCCCATCAACACTCTCCGGTGCGTCAGGATCTGCTAGAGTTCCCTTAATTTTCACGTCTGAGCTATCCATTCTAATAGTAGCTACCGGAATATTGTCCTGCAAGCGTGTAATTACTATATTTCCCACAGCGCTCTCAGACTTCTTGACGGCTTCCTTGAACTGAATAACAAGTGGTGCTGCGCCGTCAACCTCAGTAGCTCCCACAGCAGGAATAGTAGTGTCAATTAATGTGTCGTTAAATTCATCGGCAGCATACGCCGTATTTGAATCCACAATCGGGATACCATGCCAACCTTGAACAGACATTAGAACGATTAACAATCCGATGATCCCCTTACGAATCAGTCCTTTTAAACTCACCTTTCGTTCCTCCTCATCCAGATTCAACTGTTTATTCCATGTATAGACCTCTTTATGTATTTCGGCAAAAAGGAAATATTTGATTAGCAAATAGTTATAATATGTAAATCTGATTTTCTTTTTTCGTAATGCAGAGATATCCATAATACTTACTAGAGTAAAAGGCTGGGCAAAACCCAGCCCCTCCTCATCAAACCGTACGTGAGGTTTTCCCTCATACGGCTTTCCGATGTTCATCTTTCATGGGCATGCAGCATATTTGCTTTGGCCTCATGACCTAGTTTCCCCTATAAGAGTTGTTGAGTGTTTTCTAGCGTGTCGTTAGCCATTTTGGCATTCACGAACTCGTACCTCTTGGTGAAACGTGAACAAAGTAGGGCTCCTTCCCTCCCGCAGGTTGTGTTGTCCTGCGTTCCCAGGTAGTATGAGCCCCTCGGACTCCCTTCCTGCTGTTCACTCACTTCACCTTCTGGCTTATAGAGTACCACTTTACGGATTCATAAAAAAAAAAAATCCGTGCAGGGGAGGGTCTCCCCAGTTCACTACATCCTCTTTCAGACCATGCCGCTCCCCTTACGCCGGAGGATTCTTCGCTGTCGCTCCAAGTTCAAAACAGCTTCCCTGGCCTTCGTCCATCTACACGAGACTCGGCTTCCTCTTTTCCCTCTTGCAAGGCCTTTTTGACGACGCGGCAGGATTCACTTGATGTTACGGCCTGGACTGTCGCTCGCCCTGTCTCTGACAGGTACTTTCGTCGATACGCTTTTACGCACAGATTTCTCCATACGCAAGTATCCTAGCTACACGGGGCTTGGCCTCTCCCGCGACCGGATTTTCATCGGCTAGAAGATGCGTGCTTAGCTGGGCACGCTGCAAAAAAAAGAAGCTCATGATTCCTTTAAGGAATCATGGACTTCTACATGTGTTGGACCGAAGCTTACAGACCTGCTTGAGTTTTCAAAAGGTCTACTTTGTCCACTTGCTCCCAAGGTACATCCAGGTCTGTACGGCCAAAGTGACCGTAAGCAGCTGTTTGTTTGTAGATTGGACGACGCAGATCCAGCATACGGATGATGCCAGCCGGACGAAGATCGAAGTTGTTACGCACAAGCTCAACCAGTTTCTCTTCGCTGACTTTGCCAGTTCCATATGTATCCACGTTGATCGATACCGGGTTGGCTACACCAATCGCGTAAGCGAGCTGAATTTCTAACTTGTCTGCAAGACCTGCAGCAACAAGGTTTTTCGCTACGTAACGAGCCGCATATGCTGCGGAGCGGTCTACTTTTGTCGGATCTTTACCA belongs to Paenibacillus sp. FSL H8-0079 and includes:
- a CDS encoding stalk domain-containing protein, which codes for MLGKHGKQPEDVKGSKVKKWAIVTLAGVIWIAPVMSAGGQMWSGTSWQSVAAAASTNTSKLSEEILTSGAKLMKYRYTTTRSGSKVNVLADVIQVDLQNPYVKLDVMTGKGGNLNSKQSTGAMAKENSAVAAVNGDYFNVSGELAPIGGQVSDGVLVSTPSELSGMYALTVTKDGKPMIDEYSFDGTVKAQDGSTFVLRGINKEDYTVESGAVKYSHANSMYIYTPAWTSTKRPNDPSTTPTEVLVQNGVITQISDKKALNMTVPQDGYILRAHGTAATWIMSHLSVGQTLDADYKLKAKTTGQSVDPSNLEMMIGGHTILVNGGKAASFSRDIAASGIGGIRARTAVGYSQDGRYVYIIAAEKNSNSSGMSLTELQSFMTSVGVWKGMNLDGGGSTTMVTRPLGEQTAGLTFNTEYGTEQRQVVNTLGVFSTAPVGKLKGFAVSGSQTLLVGQEGKYTAKGYDTYYNPIATGDISMSWKSSNNGIVSVSNGKIKGVKPGTATLTATSNGASSSIKVSVLGGSELASLTAGSGLGSLKAGTTISIPVTATTKSGQSVTVPADSLTWEFIGFKGKVTADQLTVSSVNSGAQVGYAIGRYDGYSTVVVLSASASETIWENFENVNYPINFTTNAAGVTGSATVTAGTGEKAGSNVLQLGYDMTAGTGKMYAYAQLNGSTGREVSAAATSMSMDVMGDKSLNWLRAEFTDANGKTVYADLAKAIDWNGWKKLSVDLNGLNIAYPAKLKRVYVVNVEEGQDERAKSGTVAFDNIAFTMPSKSSEVGLPTGTASLVLGQKSMTVNGTKKAIDAAPVLKNGTTYVPIKHVLDAFGGQASWDSKNQRITVLRGGKLIDLVVGQKEFILNGKRQSATVAPYVTGGRTLVPLRLVSEQLGLTVKWEQKTKTVTISS
- a CDS encoding aspartyl-phosphate phosphatase Spo0E family protein, with amino-acid sequence MKYVVNNQENDLERERESLHALVAIYGLQHPMVIKQSEILDELINRYNRMFLRHLQTK
- a CDS encoding helix-turn-helix transcriptional regulator, with translation MSILDKTIRTEFLHYIEENKILLYHFAERSGINSGTLSRVINGSQPVSVKILDILTEYMGLEEGYFYEQYVSELSNDSTMNWRRLRPFIMRCAELGKNDCIERTVDLMMENPAYIKPLFDCAESFNNEGRAEAALIIYRKVCEGERYQHAERLAICQYRIFKLSINDDQQNNLEHAVQFDPYVVRLNELEQLDALKDLMNLYLSLRRWDKAEQLATRMGKLARVQYEIKHQRIRRGKSYQEPSKALFGYILYSDLIIASIYGEKNEYQQALYYVSCYENHEWVIENDLEAELTKSQFREWATANRYLFEIMTGRIEILDEYVDYLSTKENEILRGLFKLIKAALSYNINMDHVLERFKTAISSFMITHEKVGSYTNQIIDDQFVNFLADVADYYLNSDRIRVGIQFILDSLAISARINNDACMVRGFCTFDSIRHLATNEELHKYTTLLKEVRKER
- a CDS encoding response regulator transcription factor, whose amino-acid sequence is MENRDTGKASIKVLLADDHQLFREGLKRILNMEDDIEVIGECGDGIQVLEFCNQDKPDIVLMDINMPIENGVEATEKLRELFPDVKVIILSIHDDESYVFETLRKGANGYLLKDMEAESLINAIRSVHEGHAFIHPKVTGKLIMQLRRMTYLNETGAMSEGASKEAGVKFVAGDNNPLTRREAEVLRLMAEGKSNKMIGEFLFISEKTVKNHVSSILQKMEVDDRTQAVINSIKYGWVTL
- a CDS encoding sensor histidine kinase; protein product: MDLQADAIDRVIKNAIQVMENSKYQMFEIMDATRDELKTLNEELKSVLKETAETIEKVDQLELNYRRSRIRLTEVSRDFVRYSEHDIKQAYEKATQLQLDLMIYREKEMYLKARRDDLQKRAKNVEASVERAETIGSQMGVVLEYLSGELGQVTRIIENAKNRQMIGLKIILAQEEERKRIAREIHDGPAQMLANLVLRTEIVERMLIKQDFKMVQAEIVDLKGQVRSSLEEMRKVIFNLRPMALDDLGLIPTLRKYVQDFEVKTKIRSLFETRGKEHRLSSAMEAAIYRLVQEGLSNAAKHAYPTYVVVEITYQAQLVKIVVQDNGLGFKPELLAKKSKDHTHFGLIGMRERVELLEGRIEIESGENQGTKIVIHIPTNVDKGKE